In one window of Mytilus galloprovincialis chromosome 6, xbMytGall1.hap1.1, whole genome shotgun sequence DNA:
- the LOC143080918 gene encoding uncharacterized protein LOC143080918, whose amino-acid sequence MENMFILFLMIASACAVSWPSGRYSLPKPNTDIDCPFGWAEGWRYQDNEDSNNINSVSPDPGHHFNGTFNRNTKMYYCTKTSYSGSGSWPRGNYCIARKGGSCPSGFSTGFIYWDDEDNANANSHGGVLPDGEYGRNTKIQYCCRSDGSAYNSMNRPTYQPFYLYKYTSTCQRVRGMNVREETIKMDDEDDRNNSSDGGHHPKKTDTTKMYYCYYS is encoded by the exons ATGGAAAACATGTTTATTCTGTTTTTGATGATTGCATCTGCTTGTGCAG ttagTTGGCCAAGTGGCAGGTACTCtcttccaaaaccaaatacagataTCGATTGCCCATTTGGATGGGCTGAAGGATGGAGGTACCAGGACAATGAAGATAGCAATAATATCAACTCTGTTTCCCCAGATCCGGGCCATCACTTCAATG GTACTTTTAATAGAAATACTAAGATGTATTACTGTACAAAAACGTCATACAGCGGATCAGGATCATGGCCACGAGGAAATTATTGTATTGCCAGGAAAGGTGGTTCCTGTCCTTCAG GATTTTCAACCGGCTTTATCTACTGGGACGACGAGGATAACGCAAATGCTAACTCACATGGTGGTGTTCTTCCAGATGGAGAATACGGCAGGAACACAAAAATACAGTACTGTTGCAG GTCTGATGGATCTGCCTACAATAGTATGAACCGACCAACATACCAGCCTTTCTATTTGTACAAGTACACATCGACATGCCAGCGTGTACGTGGAATGAATGTAAGGGAGGAAACAATAAAAATGGACGACGAAGATGACAGGAACAACAGTAGTGATGGTGGACATCACCCAAAGAAAACTGACACAACCAAAATGTACTACTGTTATTATTCTTAG